A part of Acidobacteriota bacterium genomic DNA contains:
- a CDS encoding DUF21 domain-containing protein, with product MTTFVWAAICGCLLHSAVFSGLNLALFGVTRLRLEVEVAAGNHVAEKALHLRRDSHFLLTTILWGNVAFNTLLALLSNSVLAGVYAFIFSTFLITFIGEIVPQAYFSRHALRMAALLSPVIRFYQFVLYPVARPTATLLDWWLGREGIHYFREHQLREVIKKHIEADEADIDRLEGLGALNFLALDDLPVYQEGQLIDPESVVALPWRADLPVFPEITRSATDLFLQRVQRSGRKWVVITSTDGQPRLVLDADGLLRTALFESGRCDPGRFCHRPVIVTDEAVALGDVLHRLRVEPQTPDDQVIDKDIILVWADRKRIITGADILGRLLHGIVVRED from the coding sequence GTGACCACCTTTGTCTGGGCGGCAATCTGCGGGTGCCTCCTTCACTCAGCCGTGTTTTCCGGCCTGAACCTGGCTCTTTTCGGCGTCACCAGACTCCGCCTGGAGGTGGAGGTCGCGGCCGGGAACCACGTTGCCGAAAAGGCCCTGCACCTGCGTCGGGACTCACACTTTCTTCTGACCACCATTCTGTGGGGCAACGTCGCCTTCAACACCCTGCTGGCCCTGCTCTCCAACTCCGTGCTGGCCGGAGTGTACGCGTTCATTTTCTCCACGTTCCTGATCACGTTCATCGGAGAGATCGTGCCCCAGGCCTACTTCTCGCGGCACGCCCTTCGCATGGCGGCGCTCCTCTCGCCGGTCATTCGCTTCTACCAGTTCGTGCTCTACCCGGTGGCAAGACCCACCGCCACGCTGCTCGACTGGTGGCTGGGTCGCGAGGGAATCCACTACTTTCGAGAACATCAGCTCCGAGAGGTCATAAAGAAACACATCGAGGCCGACGAGGCCGACATTGACCGCCTGGAAGGACTCGGCGCGCTCAACTTCCTGGCCCTTGACGACCTGCCGGTCTACCAGGAAGGTCAACTAATCGATCCCGAAAGCGTGGTCGCCCTGCCCTGGCGGGCCGACCTGCCGGTGTTCCCGGAGATCACGCGTTCGGCCACGGACCTGTTCCTGCAACGGGTGCAGAGGTCGGGCAGGAAATGGGTGGTCATAACGAGTACGGACGGGCAACCCCGGCTGGTGCTGGATGCCGACGGACTCCTCAGAACGGCGCTGTTCGAGTCCGGCCGATGCGACCCCGGCAGGTTTTGCCACCGTCCCGTCATCGTCACCGACGAGGCCGTCGCCCTCGGTGACGTGCTGCACCGGTTACGAGTGGAACCACAGACGCCCGACGATCAAGTCATTGACAAGGACATCATACTGGTCTGGGCGGACAGAAAACGCATCATCACGGGAGCGGACATCCTCGGGAGGCTCCTGCACGGCATAGTAGTGCGAGAGGACTAA
- a CDS encoding mechanosensitive ion channel domain-containing protein, which translates to MDQLETILDKLTGLLPTGATIVLAVAVILAVRYVLTKRFAGSPGHQFRLQLIILILSFVGLLAVVLTLPVSESTVGQLLSLLGLLLSAAIALSATTFVGNIMAGLMLRAVRNFRLGDFVRVGEYFGRVSERGLFHVEIQTEDRDLTTMPNLYLVTNPVKVIRSSGTLITADVSLGYDVPRADVDRSLMAAAQEAGLQEPFVHILNLGDFSVTYRIAGLLPEVKSLLSTRSRLREMMLDRLHEAGIEIVSPTFMNQRVMTPDRRFIPKPSPVAPAEPETKELPEAVVFDKAEEAESLGRLQQRLQDLREELNNLKTALDAASDEAERQALETKSQQTKTRIERLSAYIVEREKEEK; encoded by the coding sequence ATGGACCAACTTGAAACAATCCTGGACAAGCTGACCGGCCTGCTCCCCACCGGGGCGACCATCGTGTTAGCAGTGGCCGTCATTCTGGCCGTTCGCTATGTCCTTACGAAACGGTTTGCCGGTTCCCCCGGGCACCAGTTCCGCCTTCAACTTATCATTCTCATACTATCCTTTGTTGGTTTGCTGGCGGTAGTCCTGACGCTGCCGGTGAGCGAATCAACGGTAGGGCAGCTGCTCAGCCTGCTGGGCCTGCTCCTGAGCGCCGCCATAGCTCTCTCGGCGACGACCTTTGTCGGCAACATCATGGCCGGTTTGATGCTCCGCGCCGTCAGGAACTTCCGGCTGGGCGATTTCGTGCGCGTCGGAGAGTATTTCGGAAGGGTCTCCGAGAGAGGACTTTTTCACGTGGAGATCCAGACCGAGGATCGGGACCTCACGACCATGCCCAACCTGTACCTGGTCACGAACCCGGTCAAGGTCATCCGTTCATCGGGAACCCTGATCACGGCCGATGTGTCACTGGGGTACGACGTTCCGCGCGCCGACGTCGATCGCTCGCTCATGGCGGCCGCACAGGAGGCCGGCCTGCAGGAACCCTTTGTCCATATCCTGAACCTGGGAGACTTCTCCGTCACCTATCGAATCGCCGGGCTTCTGCCCGAGGTCAAGAGCCTGCTGTCGACACGCTCCCGGTTGCGCGAAATGATGCTCGACCGACTGCACGAGGCGGGTATCGAGATCGTGTCGCCCACCTTCATGAACCAGCGCGTGATGACCCCCGACCGACGCTTCATCCCCAAACCGTCCCCCGTCGCCCCCGCCGAGCCGGAGACGAAGGAGCTGCCGGAGGCCGTGGTTTTCGACAAGGCCGAGGAAGCTGAATCCCTGGGCAGGCTCCAGCAGCGACTCCAGGACCTCAGAGAGGAACTGAACAACCTGAAGACAGCCCTTGACGCCGCCTCTGACGAGGCTGAAAGACAGGCCCTCGAAACGAAGTCGCAGCAGACAAAGACGCGGATCGAGAGATTGTCTGCATACATTGTCGAGCGCGAGAAAGAGGAGAAGTGA
- a CDS encoding mechanosensitive ion channel domain-containing protein translates to MDLRTEGPTDQWVLLARGNLKPTHRNFFRNLTAWLAGMPGLVLALNVLGLKGLATSLVAGGGITAVVPGFAFRQIAENFLAGFFPAFSRPFEIGDLIESGDLQGTVTSTEMRSMHVRAVNGRDVFIPSSQIFNIPLINYTS, encoded by the coding sequence ATGGATCTTCGGACTGAAGGTCCGACGGATCAGTGGGTCCTTCTGGCTCGCGGCAATCTCAAGCCGACCCACAGGAATTTCTTTCGCAACCTGACCGCATGGCTCGCAGGCATGCCGGGGCTTGTCCTCGCCTTGAACGTGCTGGGCTTGAAGGGCCTGGCGACGAGCCTGGTAGCGGGCGGGGGCATTACCGCCGTCGTGCCGGGTTTCGCGTTTCGGCAGATCGCCGAGAACTTCCTGGCCGGGTTTTTTCCGGCTTTCAGCCGGCCGTTTGAGATCGGGGACCTGATAGAATCCGGAGACCTGCAAGGCACTGTAACGAGCACCGAGATGCGGTCGATGCACGTTCGCGCGGTGAACGGCCGGGATGTTTTCATTCCCAGTTCCCAGATCTTTAACATCCCGCTGATCAACTACACAAGTTAA
- a CDS encoding FG-GAP-like repeat-containing protein, with product MKHVLKSGCILALWLVAGVVLVITDALADEPLFAARIDYAVGLNPGSVFSIDLDGDGDNDLAVANSYSDNVSILKNNGDGTFQTAVDYGAGDYPYSVFSIDLDGDGDNDLAVANAWSDNVSILKNNGDGTFQTAVDYGAGDCPWSVFSIDLDGDGDNDLAVANLYSGDVSILKNNGDGTFQTAVDYGAGDYPTSVFAIDLDGDGDNDLAVANEGSNNVSILKNNGNGTFQTAVDYGAGDGARSVFSIDLDGDGDDDLATANLESDNVSILKNNGDGTFQTAVDYGAGNEPHSVFSIDLDGDGDNDLATANWGSDNVSILKNNGDGTFQSAVAYGAGSCPFSVFSIDLDGNGDNDLAVANFYSHNVSILKNNGDGTFPTAVAYGARNGPWSVFSIDLDGDGDNDLAVANRNSDNVSILKNNGDGTFETAVDYGAGNEPHSVFSIDLDGDGDNDLATANYDSDNVSILKNNGDGTFQTAVAYGAGNGPWSVFSIDLDGDGDNDLAVANYVSDNVSILKNNGDGTFEAAVAYGAGNGPVSVFSIDLDGDGGNDLATANYDSDNVSILLNLGMSCCVGVTGNVDGDPGEIVDIGDLTYLIRYLFIPPNDPPVCMLEANIDGDPGEVVDIGDLTALIDYLFISNTPPADCP from the coding sequence ATGAAACACGTTCTCAAATCAGGCTGTATCCTGGCACTGTGGCTGGTTGCCGGGGTGGTGCTGGTCATAACTGATGCCCTGGCTGATGAACCACTATTCGCCGCAAGGATCGACTACGCGGTAGGACTTAATCCCGGGTCTGTTTTTTCGATTGATTTGGACGGGGATGGTGACAATGACCTCGCGGTAGCTAACTCGTACTCTGACAATGTCTCCATCCTGAAGAACAACGGTGACGGGACGTTTCAAACCGCGGTGGACTACGGCGCAGGAGATTATCCATACTCTGTTTTTTCCATTGATCTTGACGGGGATGGTGACAATGACCTGGCGGTAGCGAACGCTTGGTCTGACAATGTTTCCATTCTGAAGAATAACGGTGACGGGACGTTTCAAACCGCGGTGGACTACGGCGCAGGAGATTGTCCATGGTCTGTTTTTTCCATTGATCTTGACGGGGATGGTGACAATGATCTCGCGGTGGCTAACTTGTACTCTGGCGATGTTTCCATTCTGAAGAATAACGGTGACGGGACCTTTCAAACCGCGGTGGACTATGGCGCAGGAGATTATCCGACATCTGTCTTCGCAATTGATCTTGACGGGGATGGTGACAATGACCTCGCGGTAGCGAACGAGGGCTCTAACAATGTTTCCATTCTGAAGAATAACGGTAACGGGACCTTTCAAACCGCGGTGGACTATGGCGCAGGAGATGGTGCACGGTCTGTTTTTTCCATTGATCTTGACGGGGATGGTGATGATGATCTGGCGACAGCAAACTTGGAGTCTGACAATGTCTCCATTCTGAAGAATAACGGTGACGGGACCTTTCAAACCGCGGTCGACTATGGCGCAGGGAATGAACCTCACTCTGTCTTCTCGATTGATCTTGACGGGGATGGTGACAATGACCTGGCGACAGCTAACTGGGGCTCTGACAATGTCTCCATTCTCAAGAATAACGGTGATGGGACCTTTCAAAGCGCGGTCGCTTACGGCGCAGGATCTTGTCCGTTCTCTGTCTTCTCGATTGATCTTGACGGAAATGGTGACAATGACCTGGCGGTGGCGAACTTCTACTCTCACAATGTTTCCATTCTGAAGAACAACGGTGACGGGACGTTTCCAACCGCGGTCGCTTACGGCGCAAGAAATGGTCCATGGTCTGTCTTCTCGATTGATCTTGACGGGGATGGTGACAATGACCTGGCGGTGGCAAACCGCAACTCTGACAATGTCTCCATCCTGAAGAACAACGGTGACGGGACGTTTGAAACCGCAGTCGACTATGGCGCAGGGAATGAACCTCACTCTGTCTTCTCGATTGATCTTGACGGGGATGGTGACAATGACCTGGCGACAGCAAACTATGACTCCGACAATGTCTCCATTCTGAAGAACAACGGTGACGGGACCTTTCAAACCGCGGTCGCTTACGGCGCAGGAAATGGTCCATGGTCTGTTTTTTCCATTGATCTTGACGGTGATGGTGACAATGACCTGGCGGTAGCCAACTATGTCTCCGACAATGTTTCCATCCTGAAGAACAACGGTGACGGGACGTTTGAAGCCGCGGTCGCTTACGGTGCAGGAAATGGTCCCGTGTCTGTTTTTTCCATTGATCTTGACGGGGATGGTGGCAATGACCTGGCGACAGCAAACTATGACTCCGACAATGTCTCCATTCTTCTTAACCTGGGAATGTCCTGCTGTGTGGGGGTTACGGGTAACGTGGACGGTGACCCGGGTGAAATTGTGGATATCGGTGACCTGACATATCTCATCCGCTACCTTTTCATCCCGCCCAACGACCCGCCCGTTTGTATGCTGGAAGCGAATATCGACGGGGATCCGGGAGAAGTCGTGGACATAGGCGACCTGACGGCGCTGATCGACTACCTGTTTATCAGCAACACGCCCCCGGCGGACTGCCCGTAA
- a CDS encoding formate dehydrogenase accessory protein FdhE produces MSGNPEDVTTTARFIQGYRRLVEEFPSSELVDGSQLSRQVQSGVDKTGDGIPILSDIDVNFRQSSMSRFSRELGALLLSHESECFHKVGSVFSRSEVPAEALSSFAQGRLRGDSSCLVELGDGHDLGPDTLTFFGTYLVRPIRVLVRAQFEQSSSAGDWSLGYCPVCGLWPPMARLEPEVGRRFLWCIGCDGQWQFPRIRCPFCLERDQEKLGYLTVDGWPGYRVYTCDSCGRYIKCRDERRPRDLISMDMDTDYLSTFSLDTAAGNEGYRSNETGRAAFGAAERAAATTYREKAIHA; encoded by the coding sequence ATGAGTGGGAACCCCGAAGACGTGACAACAACGGCCAGGTTTATCCAGGGATACCGGCGATTGGTCGAAGAATTCCCCTCGTCCGAACTGGTTGACGGGTCACAATTGAGCCGTCAGGTCCAGTCCGGGGTCGACAAGACAGGCGATGGAATACCCATCTTGTCCGATATTGATGTCAATTTCAGACAGTCATCGATGAGCCGGTTCTCCCGGGAGTTGGGGGCACTTTTATTGTCGCACGAAAGTGAATGTTTTCACAAGGTCGGTTCCGTTTTTTCGCGCTCTGAGGTGCCGGCGGAGGCTCTGTCGTCCTTTGCGCAGGGGAGGCTGCGCGGGGACAGTTCATGCCTGGTCGAGTTGGGTGACGGGCACGATCTGGGTCCGGACACGCTGACGTTCTTCGGAACCTACCTGGTACGGCCCATCCGGGTGCTTGTGCGCGCGCAGTTTGAGCAAAGTTCATCGGCGGGCGACTGGTCACTGGGCTACTGTCCCGTCTGCGGGCTATGGCCGCCGATGGCGCGGTTGGAGCCGGAGGTGGGCCGACGGTTCCTGTGGTGTATCGGCTGCGACGGCCAGTGGCAGTTTCCGCGAATACGCTGTCCGTTCTGCCTGGAGAGGGACCAGGAGAAGCTTGGATATCTGACGGTTGACGGCTGGCCCGGATACCGTGTGTATACCTGTGACAGTTGCGGCCGTTACATCAAGTGTCGCGACGAGCGGCGTCCCCGTGACCTTATCAGTATGGATATGGACACGGACTACCTGTCCACGTTTTCTCTCGATACCGCGGCCGGCAACGAGGGTTATCGCAGCAATGAGACGGGCCGTGCTGCATTCGGCGCAGCCGAAAGGGCGGCTGCCACTACCTACCGGGAAAAAGCAATTCACGCATAG